One Papio anubis isolate 15944 chromosome 9, Panubis1.0, whole genome shotgun sequence genomic window carries:
- the LOC101004138 gene encoding hydroxycarboxylic acid receptor 2, producing MNWHHPQDHFLVIDKKNCCVFRDDFIVKVLPPVLGLEFIFGLLGNGLALWIFCFHLKSWKSSRIFLFNLAVADFLLIICLPFLMDNYVRRWDWKFGDIPCRLMLFMLAMNRQGSIIFLTVVAVDRYFRVVHPHHALNKISNRTAAIISCLLWGVTIGLTVHLLKRKMLIQNGTANLCSSFSICDTFRWHEAMFLLEFFLPLGIILFCSARIIWSLRQRQMDRHAKIKRAITFIMVVAIVFVICFLPSVAVRIRIFWLLRTFGTQNCEVYRSVDLAFFITLSFTYMNSMLDPVVYYFSSPSFPNFFSTLINRCLRRKMTGEPDNNRSTSVELTGDPNTTRGAPEALMANPDEPWSPSYLGPTSR from the coding sequence ATGAATTGGCACCATCCGCAGGATCACTTTCTGGTAATAGACAAGAAGAACTGCTGTGTGTTCCGAGATGACTTCATTGTCAAGGTGTTGCCGCCGGTGTTGGGGCTGGAGTTTATCTTCGGGCTTCTGGGCAATGGCCTTGCCCTGTGGATTTTCTGTTTCCACCTCAAGTCCTGGAAATCCAGCCGGATTTTCCTGTTCAACCTGGCAGTGGCTGACTTTCTCCTGATCATCTGCCTGCCATTCCTGATGGACAACTATGTGAGACGTTGGGACTGGAAGTTTGGGGACATCCCTTGCCGGCTGATGCTCTTCATGCTGGCCATGAACCGCCAGGGCAGCATCATCTTCCTCACGGTGGTGGCCGTGGACAGGTATTTCCGGGTTGTCCATCCCCACCACGCCCTGAACAAGATCTCCAATCGAACAGCAGCCATCATCTCTTGCCTTCTGTGGGGTGTCACTATTGGCCTGACAGTCCACCTCCTGAAGAGGAAGATGCTGATCCAGAATGGCACTGCAAATTTGTGCAGCAGCTTCAGCATCTGTGATACCTTCCGGTGGCACGAAGCCATGTTCCTCCTGGAGTTCTTCCTGCCCCTGGGCATCATCCTGTTCTGCTCAGCCAGAATTATCTGGAGCCTGCGGCAGAGACAAATGGACCGGCATGCCAAGATCAAAAGAGCCATCACCTTCATCATGGTCGTGGCCATCGTCTTTGTTATCTGCTTCCTTCCCAGCGTGGCTGTGCGGATACGCATCTTCTGGCTCCTGCGCACTTTTGGCACGCAGAATTGTGAAGTGTACCGCTCAGTGGACCTGGCGTTCTTTATCACTCTCAGTTTCACCTACATGAACAGCATGCTGGACCCCGTGGTGTACTACTTCTCCAGCCCATCCTTTCCCAACTTCTTCTCCACTTTGATCAACCGCTGCCTCCGGAGGAAGATGACAGGTGAGCCAGATAATAACCGCAGCACGAGTGTCGAGCTCACAGGGGACCCGAACACAACCAGAGGCGCTCCAGAGGCGTTAATGGCCAACCCCGATGAGCCATGGAGCCCCTCTTATCTGGGTCCAACCTCTCGTTAA